One Actinomycetota bacterium DNA window includes the following coding sequences:
- a CDS encoding NADPH:quinone oxidoreductase family protein — MRAVVCESYGPPSSLSILELPDPVAGPDDAVVAVRAAAINFPDLLIMENLYQVSIPTPFTPGSEFAGEVISIGANVTNVRVGDQVMGGSFVGSFAEQVCVAASSLKPIPVGLTLEQAAAFSVTYRTAYHALVTVGELKADDWVVVLGAAGGVGTACVDLATRLGARVIAVAASDERLEICAKLGAVAGINYTTESLKERIKAITGSGADLIIDPVGGPYAEEAFRGIAWGGVFVVVGFAQGDIPRIPLNLVLLKGGIIKGFEIRTVSEHLPNEVAEGDAALNAMVSQGVVPHISDVFSLDQAREALQFVADRKSTGKVVIRMQ; from the coding sequence GTGCGGGCAGTTGTGTGTGAAAGTTACGGTCCGCCTTCGAGTCTTTCGATCCTCGAACTGCCTGATCCTGTCGCTGGTCCCGATGATGCAGTAGTGGCTGTTCGTGCTGCGGCAATCAATTTTCCTGATCTGCTGATCATGGAGAACCTCTATCAAGTGTCCATCCCAACACCATTCACGCCTGGCAGCGAGTTTGCCGGCGAGGTGATCTCCATTGGAGCCAATGTCACCAATGTTCGTGTTGGGGACCAGGTGATGGGTGGATCCTTTGTCGGGTCTTTCGCCGAACAGGTGTGCGTTGCTGCTTCATCGCTGAAGCCGATCCCGGTCGGATTGACTCTCGAGCAGGCGGCCGCATTCAGCGTGACCTATCGGACGGCTTATCACGCATTGGTGACCGTTGGTGAACTCAAGGCCGATGACTGGGTGGTCGTGCTTGGTGCTGCCGGCGGAGTGGGAACAGCCTGTGTCGACCTTGCCACGCGCTTGGGTGCTCGCGTTATCGCGGTTGCGGCCAGTGATGAACGACTTGAGATTTGCGCCAAACTCGGAGCAGTGGCTGGGATCAACTACACAACGGAGAGTCTCAAGGAGCGCATCAAGGCAATCACTGGCTCCGGTGCAGATCTCATCATCGATCCGGTTGGCGGCCCGTATGCCGAAGAAGCCTTCCGAGGCATTGCATGGGGCGGGGTATTCGTGGTCGTGGGTTTTGCTCAGGGCGACATCCCGCGCATCCCATTGAATCTGGTGTTGCTCAAGGGCGGAATCATCAAGGGATTTGAGATCCGTACGGTCAGTGAGCACTTGCCCAATGAGGTTGCCGAGGGTGACGCTGCCCTGAACGCGATGGTGAGCCAAGGCGTAGTGCCCCACATCTCTGATGTGTTCTCACTTGATCAAGCCAGAGAAGCGCTGCAGTTCGTTGCCGATCGCAAGTCGACAGGCAAGGTTGTCATTCGGATGCAGTAG
- a CDS encoding acyl-CoA dehydrogenase family protein: MDLYELRRQDYTLEEIGQEVLVAFGDFFRDQCPTSVVRDAEPLGFDQNLWDRLVEMGTCTMGLPESAGGDGAGVVELALVAEEFGRAVAPVPYIEHVVTSRALASASNAAMDQVLAGAADGSHILALASFPIQPGSKQLVPAGAIAKSVLGLTGDDLVLYTLEKSPAHVRNQGHTPLAWWDFDAVSDRIVIASGASAHKIYTRAHDERMVLMASALVGMTEAALALTVEFTKTRETMGVLISTLQGVAFPLTDIVTNIAGARNIARKAAWFLDNEPDERPELPAVAMVYSAQTATHGTTNAAHFQGGLGFTLEADVSLYFLRSKGWSALAGDPSAHLAEIGDHVLASAK; this comes from the coding sequence TTGGATCTGTATGAACTGCGCCGTCAGGACTACACCTTGGAGGAGATTGGCCAAGAAGTCCTCGTTGCCTTCGGCGATTTCTTTCGCGATCAATGCCCCACTTCAGTAGTGCGAGACGCTGAACCTCTTGGCTTCGATCAGAATCTCTGGGATCGCCTCGTTGAGATGGGCACCTGCACCATGGGCCTGCCAGAGTCGGCCGGTGGCGATGGGGCCGGGGTAGTGGAGCTTGCTCTTGTTGCCGAAGAATTCGGACGGGCAGTGGCCCCCGTGCCATACATCGAGCATGTGGTCACGTCGCGAGCCCTAGCCTCGGCGTCAAATGCAGCCATGGATCAGGTGCTGGCTGGTGCCGCTGATGGCTCACACATCCTCGCGCTGGCAAGTTTTCCCATTCAGCCCGGTTCCAAGCAGTTGGTCCCGGCCGGTGCGATTGCCAAGAGCGTGCTCGGCCTGACTGGCGATGACCTGGTCCTGTACACCTTGGAGAAGTCGCCTGCTCATGTGCGAAACCAAGGTCACACACCATTGGCTTGGTGGGACTTCGATGCGGTCTCAGATCGAATCGTCATTGCGAGCGGAGCCAGTGCGCACAAGATCTACACGCGCGCCCATGACGAGCGAATGGTGCTCATGGCCAGTGCCCTTGTCGGCATGACCGAGGCTGCTCTGGCTTTGACTGTGGAGTTCACCAAGACGCGCGAGACGATGGGCGTGCTCATCTCGACCCTGCAAGGTGTGGCATTCCCACTGACTGACATCGTCACCAATATTGCAGGCGCCCGCAATATCGCTCGCAAAGCCGCTTGGTTCTTGGACAACGAACCTGACGAGCGTCCTGAGCTGCCGGCCGTTGCCATGGTCTACAGCGCGCAGACCGCAACACACGGCACCACCAACGCTGCCCATTTCCAGGGCGGTCTTGGCTTTACCCTTGAAGCGGACGTGAGTTTGTACTTCCTGCGCAGCAAGGGTTGGAGCGCACTCGCGGGCGACCCGAGCGCACATCTCGCCGAAATTGGCGACCACGTTCTGGCATCGGCCAAGTAG
- a CDS encoding acyl-CoA dehydrogenase family protein, with protein sequence MDFALVDLDEEHRALQQEIRDYLTELFTPDVFAQEHEFGDGFNKKVYEGLGARGWLYPELPAIQGGADFTPLQQRIMDLELDRQDARIMMMRGTSSLPMTAVRKYMAAEVGEPILKACAQGQAVLCLGYSEPDGGSDIANAKVRAVQDGDMWTINGSKMWTTGAHVSTYTFLVTRTDPDAPKHKGITMFLVPLDTPGVTIQGIRTFSGERTNIVYYEDVQIHDRYRIGGVNDGWSVLHGPLDAEHSIGVDMSDGLTDLSIGAGFCKVLADSIFEVAEWAKKTTGPDGRSMAEDARVRERLGAALVEYEAGISTPGPMGRVRASDALVKQSAILQDLLGPAGLLPMSEEGSVGNGEAEYAHRFAQGTGTYGGTVEVFRTIIAQHVLGLPKASYPGSKVFLAGKKKS encoded by the coding sequence ATGGATTTCGCACTCGTTGACTTGGACGAAGAGCACCGCGCACTGCAGCAGGAGATTCGCGACTACCTCACCGAGTTGTTCACGCCCGACGTCTTCGCCCAGGAGCATGAGTTCGGCGACGGCTTCAACAAGAAGGTGTATGAGGGCCTAGGCGCACGTGGCTGGCTGTACCCCGAATTGCCGGCGATTCAAGGTGGCGCCGACTTCACTCCCCTGCAGCAGCGAATCATGGATCTGGAACTGGATCGCCAGGATGCCCGCATCATGATGATGCGCGGCACCTCAAGCCTGCCAATGACCGCAGTGCGCAAGTACATGGCTGCCGAGGTTGGCGAACCGATTCTCAAGGCCTGCGCTCAAGGACAGGCCGTGTTGTGTCTGGGCTACTCCGAACCTGATGGTGGTTCGGACATTGCCAATGCCAAGGTCCGCGCTGTTCAAGACGGCGACATGTGGACCATCAATGGCTCCAAGATGTGGACCACAGGCGCACATGTGTCGACTTACACCTTCCTGGTGACCCGTACCGATCCCGATGCGCCTAAGCACAAGGGCATCACGATGTTCCTGGTGCCGCTGGACACCCCAGGCGTCACTATTCAAGGCATTCGCACCTTCAGCGGCGAGCGCACCAACATCGTGTACTACGAAGATGTCCAGATCCATGATCGTTACCGCATCGGCGGGGTCAACGACGGCTGGAGTGTTCTGCACGGCCCACTGGATGCCGAACACAGCATCGGAGTGGATATGTCAGATGGGTTGACGGACCTTTCCATCGGCGCTGGCTTCTGCAAGGTACTTGCCGACTCGATCTTTGAAGTAGCTGAGTGGGCGAAGAAGACCACAGGTCCAGATGGTCGCAGCATGGCCGAGGATGCGCGCGTTCGCGAGCGTCTTGGCGCTGCATTGGTTGAATACGAAGCCGGCATCAGCACACCTGGTCCCATGGGTCGCGTTCGCGCTTCGGATGCACTCGTCAAGCAGTCGGCCATTCTGCAGGACCTGCTTGGCCCAGCTGGCTTGCTGCCGATGAGTGAAGAGGGCAGCGTCGGCAATGGCGAGGCCGAGTACGCACATCGATTTGCGCAGGGCACCGGCACCTACGGCGGTACCGTCGAGGTCTTCCGGACGATCATTGCCCAGCATGTGCTGGGACTTCCCAAGGCTTCCTACCCAGGCTCGAAGGTGTTCCTCGCGGGCAAGAAGAAGAGCTAA
- a CDS encoding helix-turn-helix domain-containing protein: MSTAAEDPVESAVDRALKPLRDDAVRDVEAILDAALIVAEKSTPAAPRVADIVAEAGTSNQAFYRYFTGKEDLMQAVMARGLRRVRAYLEYRMAKSSDPQAQIELWIRGLLTQATNQTAARQGAAVREILAGSHRSPDTRTAEATNALWDLLLVPLNALGSAKPELDASVIHEATMGTMSRHLQAQTAPSEDECDHLVSFCLHGLNLPA, from the coding sequence GTGTCCACCGCAGCCGAAGATCCCGTGGAGAGTGCGGTTGACCGGGCCCTGAAGCCGCTGCGCGACGACGCCGTTCGAGATGTCGAGGCGATCTTGGACGCAGCCCTCATAGTTGCCGAGAAGTCCACGCCTGCTGCTCCTCGCGTGGCCGACATCGTGGCGGAGGCCGGGACCTCGAATCAGGCGTTCTACCGGTATTTCACCGGCAAGGAAGACCTCATGCAGGCAGTAATGGCCCGCGGCCTTCGTCGGGTGCGTGCCTACCTTGAATACCGAATGGCCAAGTCCAGCGATCCGCAGGCGCAGATCGAGCTGTGGATCCGCGGCCTTCTCACCCAGGCCACCAATCAAACCGCTGCCCGACAAGGCGCTGCAGTGCGCGAGATCCTCGCTGGCTCACATCGCAGTCCTGATACCCGAACTGCAGAAGCCACCAATGCGCTCTGGGATCTCCTCCTGGTGCCACTCAATGCACTTGGCAGTGCCAAGCCTGAACTCGACGCCTCTGTCATTCACGAGGCAACGATGGGCACTATGTCGCGCCATCTGCAGGCACAAACAGCGCCATCCGAAGACGAGTGCGACCACCTCGTCTCCTTCTGCCTGCACGGCTTGAATCTGCCGGCCTGA
- a CDS encoding phosphotransferase family protein yields MADTQTHPFTPAELERLTRWMDSVDRPGKGETPELQKISGGSQNELYLVDRGGERTVMRIPPRTMGAARADGILREMRFLGALDGTDVPRGELVVGCQDAEVLGIPFYLMKQIIGWSMTGEWPEPYASDPSLRPCLGYALVEGAAKLAAVDWKAQGLEGFGRPDNFHERQVGRWTSFLDGYKFREIPGLDEATAWLDNNKPRSWEPGIMHGDYQFANIMFTNDVPAGLAAVVDWEMTTIGDPLLDLAWALRDWGPTGDADDTNIKKTTEGQASLEELLAYYEKLSGRSTADFNYYLVLARWKLAIVLEMSYARVVKENLDNPSLAGFGPLVLELMSQAAGLAATMPNGIK; encoded by the coding sequence ATGGCCGACACACAGACACACCCATTTACTCCTGCTGAACTCGAGCGTCTGACGCGCTGGATGGATTCAGTTGATCGTCCGGGCAAGGGCGAGACTCCCGAACTGCAAAAGATCTCCGGTGGCTCGCAGAACGAGTTGTACCTCGTTGACCGTGGTGGCGAACGCACGGTGATGCGCATTCCTCCGCGCACGATGGGAGCCGCGCGCGCTGACGGCATCCTGCGTGAGATGCGCTTCCTTGGCGCACTCGATGGCACTGATGTGCCGCGCGGTGAACTCGTTGTGGGTTGTCAGGATGCAGAAGTACTGGGCATTCCCTTCTACTTGATGAAGCAGATCATCGGTTGGTCAATGACAGGCGAGTGGCCAGAGCCATACGCATCCGATCCAAGCCTGCGTCCCTGTCTTGGGTATGCCCTCGTCGAAGGCGCAGCGAAGCTCGCAGCGGTTGACTGGAAGGCGCAGGGCCTTGAGGGCTTTGGTCGTCCGGACAACTTCCACGAACGACAGGTCGGTCGTTGGACTTCGTTCTTGGATGGCTACAAGTTCCGTGAGATTCCAGGCCTTGATGAAGCAACAGCGTGGCTTGACAACAACAAGCCGCGTTCTTGGGAGCCAGGCATCATGCATGGCGACTACCAGTTCGCAAACATCATGTTCACCAACGACGTGCCAGCTGGGCTGGCTGCTGTTGTCGACTGGGAGATGACCACCATTGGTGATCCGCTCCTTGATCTGGCTTGGGCGCTGCGCGACTGGGGTCCTACCGGTGATGCAGACGACACCAACATCAAGAAGACCACTGAAGGCCAAGCGTCACTGGAAGAGCTGCTCGCCTACTACGAGAAGCTGAGTGGACGCAGCACTGCGGACTTCAACTACTACTTGGTGCTTGCTCGTTGGAAGCTCGCGATTGTGCTTGAAATGTCATACGCGAGAGTCGTGAAGGAGAATCTCGACAATCCTTCACTTGCTGGCTTCGGACCGCTGGTGCTCGAACTCATGAGCCAGGCTGCCGGCCTCGCAGCAACCATGCCGAACGGAATCAAATGA
- a CDS encoding SDR family oxidoreductase, whose amino-acid sequence MSYLDGLFDLTGKVVVITGGSRGLGKEMAYGCAQAGADVVIASRKLENCVAVAEDIEKTTGRQAMPYGLHVGRWDEIEPFVDAVYERFGKVDVLVNNAGMSPIYEKNSEVTEQMFDSVMNLNFKGPYRLTALMGERMFEAGTGSIINISSSGSIRPSATIIPYAGAKSALNTMTEGFATAFGPAVRVNTVMSGTMMSDISKAWDLEAMKPGMQRIAMKRIGDPPEIVGAVIYLASDASSYTSCATIRVDGGMP is encoded by the coding sequence ATGAGCTACCTCGATGGGCTCTTTGACCTGACGGGCAAGGTGGTGGTGATCACCGGAGGCAGCCGCGGTCTTGGCAAGGAGATGGCCTATGGCTGCGCTCAGGCCGGGGCTGACGTCGTGATCGCCAGCCGCAAACTTGAGAACTGCGTTGCGGTTGCTGAGGACATTGAGAAGACGACCGGGCGACAGGCAATGCCATATGGATTGCACGTAGGGCGTTGGGATGAGATCGAGCCATTCGTCGACGCTGTGTACGAGCGTTTTGGCAAGGTCGATGTTCTGGTGAACAACGCCGGCATGTCACCGATCTATGAGAAGAACTCAGAAGTCACTGAGCAGATGTTCGACAGCGTGATGAACCTGAACTTCAAGGGTCCCTACCGACTGACTGCGCTGATGGGGGAGCGGATGTTCGAAGCGGGCACCGGCTCGATCATCAACATCAGTTCGTCAGGATCTATTCGGCCAAGCGCCACGATCATTCCCTACGCAGGTGCGAAGTCTGCGTTGAACACCATGACCGAAGGTTTTGCGACTGCCTTCGGGCCAGCAGTCAGAGTCAACACGGTGATGTCGGGCACGATGATGTCTGACATCTCAAAGGCGTGGGATCTTGAAGCGATGAAGCCGGGCATGCAGCGTATTGCGATGAAGCGCATCGGCGATCCGCCGGAGATCGTCGGAGCAGTCATCTATCTGGCTTCGGATGCCTCCAGTTATACCTCGTGTGCCACGATTCGTGTCGACGGAGGAATGCCCTAG
- a CDS encoding amidohydrolase family protein gives MNVNDMILLSTDDHMIEPPDMFEGHWPESSKDQAPKLVLNKDTGLDEWIFQGVAVGTNGLGAVVSWPKQEWGFDPVGYSEMRPGVYNLHEKVRDMNVNGVLAATTFPTFPGFAGTHMASLPDRKLSLMGIQAVNDYILDEITGAYPGRFMPLCILPYYDIEASVQEIHRIAKKGCVTVSIPETPYGLGLPDFASGHWDPIFKAINEHGIVASLHIAGGFSLLQRPANARPDDTITLAPLISAITGTDLMLSGVFRRFPDTKIAMSEGGLAWIIGWLDRMDRHITNQAWTGLDTLPPGMMPTDVWRKNFLACFITDKSALKLKDRIGVDTISWECDYPHSDSTWPYSPEVLLEELNGANCTDEEIHKITWENTARFFNWDPFKHTPREQATVGALRALAKDVDTSETSKAEYRRRYEAETASA, from the coding sequence ATGAATGTGAATGACATGATCTTGCTCAGCACTGACGACCACATGATCGAGCCACCCGACATGTTCGAGGGCCACTGGCCCGAAAGTTCCAAGGACCAGGCGCCAAAACTCGTTCTCAACAAGGACACCGGTCTTGACGAGTGGATCTTCCAGGGCGTGGCCGTCGGGACCAATGGGCTTGGAGCCGTGGTGTCCTGGCCCAAGCAGGAGTGGGGCTTTGACCCTGTCGGCTATTCCGAAATGCGCCCTGGGGTCTACAACCTTCACGAGAAGGTGCGTGACATGAATGTCAATGGCGTGCTTGCTGCCACCACATTCCCAACTTTCCCTGGTTTCGCCGGAACGCACATGGCCTCATTGCCTGACCGGAAGTTGAGCCTGATGGGAATTCAGGCAGTCAACGATTACATCCTTGATGAAATCACTGGCGCATACCCTGGACGCTTCATGCCGCTGTGCATTCTGCCGTACTACGACATTGAAGCCTCAGTTCAGGAAATCCATCGGATCGCCAAGAAGGGCTGCGTCACGGTGAGCATCCCGGAGACTCCTTACGGCTTGGGATTGCCCGACTTCGCCTCCGGCCATTGGGATCCGATCTTCAAGGCCATCAATGAGCACGGAATCGTTGCCAGTTTGCACATCGCCGGCGGATTCTCTCTGCTCCAACGTCCAGCGAACGCGCGTCCGGACGACACGATTACCCTCGCTCCCCTGATCTCGGCGATCACCGGCACCGACTTGATGCTCAGCGGCGTCTTCCGTCGCTTCCCAGATACCAAGATTGCGATGTCCGAAGGTGGGCTGGCCTGGATCATTGGGTGGCTGGACCGCATGGACCGACACATCACCAATCAGGCCTGGACCGGCCTGGACACCCTTCCTCCCGGAATGATGCCCACGGACGTATGGCGCAAGAACTTCCTTGCCTGCTTCATCACGGACAAGTCCGCACTGAAGCTCAAGGATCGCATCGGCGTGGACACCATCTCGTGGGAGTGCGACTACCCACACTCGGACTCCACATGGCCATACTCGCCAGAGGTCCTGCTCGAAGAACTCAATGGTGCCAACTGCACCGATGAGGAAATTCACAAGATCACCTGGGAAAACACCGCCAGGTTCTTCAACTGGGATCCTTTCAAGCACACCCCACGCGAACAGGCCACCGTTGGCGCCCTTCGCGCGCTAGCTAAGGATGTGGACACCTCAGAGACGTCGAAGGCGGAATACCGCAGACGCTATGAAGCCGAGACCGCTTCGGCATAG
- a CDS encoding pirin-like C-terminal cupin domain-containing protein, whose protein sequence is MAAISADPLTLPRVSADPAADQRTVTSVTTAPRGFEGEGFPVRRAFYGISSADLDPFIHMDQMGEVEYAPGEPKGTPWHPHRGFETFTYLIDGQFIHQDSNGGGGLILDGGTQYMTAGNGILHIETPPAQLVESGGLFHGLQLWINLPRNKKRIDPQYQDLQGADSALLTSADGGAVLRVLAGEIDGHKGPGISHTPLSIAHLTLAPGAQIDIPWSPSFNSIVYALAGSGSVGIEQRPLSAGQTALMQYGTALRITAAQKQESRSPNFELFIIGGEPLREPVVAYGPFVMSTQAEIVEAFEDFQAGRLGVIPADAIQPHRV, encoded by the coding sequence ATGGCTGCCATCTCTGCTGACCCGCTGACCCTGCCTCGCGTGAGCGCGGATCCCGCTGCAGATCAACGCACGGTAACCAGCGTCACCACTGCACCCCGAGGCTTTGAGGGCGAGGGTTTCCCTGTCCGCCGTGCCTTCTACGGCATCAGTTCGGCCGACCTTGACCCCTTCATCCACATGGACCAGATGGGAGAGGTGGAGTACGCGCCGGGAGAGCCCAAGGGCACGCCATGGCATCCACACCGTGGTTTTGAGACCTTCACCTATCTCATTGACGGTCAGTTCATCCATCAGGACTCCAATGGCGGCGGCGGGCTCATCCTGGACGGCGGCACGCAGTACATGACGGCTGGCAATGGCATCTTGCACATTGAAACTCCACCAGCTCAGCTCGTGGAGTCCGGCGGCTTGTTCCACGGGCTGCAGCTGTGGATCAACCTTCCTCGAAACAAGAAGCGCATTGACCCGCAATACCAAGATCTGCAAGGCGCAGATTCGGCTCTGCTGACCAGTGCCGACGGCGGTGCAGTGCTCCGGGTGCTCGCCGGCGAAATCGACGGACACAAGGGCCCGGGCATCTCCCACACGCCCTTGTCGATCGCACATCTGACCCTGGCGCCTGGTGCGCAGATCGACATTCCGTGGAGTCCGAGTTTCAACTCGATCGTCTACGCACTTGCCGGATCAGGTTCAGTTGGCATTGAGCAACGTCCATTGTCAGCGGGTCAGACGGCCCTCATGCAATATGGAACAGCACTGCGGATCACTGCTGCGCAGAAGCAGGAGTCACGTTCGCCGAACTTCGAACTCTTCATCATCGGTGGCGAGCCATTGCGCGAGCCCGTTGTGGCCTACGGACCCTTCGTCATGAGCACTCAAGCCGAGATTGTCGAAGCCTTCGAGGACTTCCAGGCCGGAAGGCTTGGAGTCATCCCGGCCGATGCGATCCAGCCGCATCGTGTTTGA
- a CDS encoding CbiX/SirB N-terminal domain-containing protein has protein sequence MGELVVLLAHGSPDPRSSEAAAAIAADFERHLQGPMVRIAYLQHNWPTLTAAIGRELDSGTITKVRVLPLILTEATHAIRDIPDAIARAERDHRMTLEVGKTIGMDPSLGLALESLIPAGVPVVLAWAGGRTPAALASTQALAETWAAQSGREVVLAIVSESGDAIVAGVQDLQQRTGLAPVVATFTLFPGVLTDQISAAATRAGTSATTPLCQLPKLIDILDQRLHISSIDRVQTA, from the coding sequence ATGGGCGAACTTGTAGTTCTGTTGGCGCATGGCAGCCCCGACCCGCGCTCCAGCGAAGCCGCTGCCGCTATCGCAGCCGACTTCGAGCGACATCTCCAGGGACCAATGGTGCGCATCGCCTACCTTCAGCACAACTGGCCCACTTTGACCGCAGCGATAGGCCGCGAACTGGACTCAGGCACCATCACCAAGGTGCGCGTACTGCCACTGATCCTCACTGAGGCCACCCATGCCATTCGCGATATCCCAGATGCCATAGCGCGCGCAGAACGTGACCACCGCATGACTCTTGAAGTCGGCAAGACCATCGGCATGGATCCAAGCCTTGGGCTCGCCCTTGAATCACTTATCCCTGCCGGAGTGCCTGTCGTGCTGGCATGGGCAGGCGGACGAACTCCCGCCGCCTTAGCCTCCACTCAGGCACTTGCAGAAACCTGGGCAGCACAAAGTGGGCGCGAAGTCGTCCTGGCCATTGTCAGCGAATCAGGGGACGCAATTGTGGCTGGTGTGCAGGACTTGCAGCAGCGCACCGGTCTGGCTCCAGTCGTAGCAACATTCACGCTCTTCCCGGGAGTGCTGACCGACCAGATCTCAGCGGCTGCCACCCGAGCCGGAACCAGCGCCACGACCCCCCTATGCCAACTGCCAAAGCTGATTGACATTCTTGACCAACGCCTGCACATCTCATCGATCGACCGTGTGCAAACCGCTTGA
- a CDS encoding alpha/beta hydrolase, whose protein sequence is MELDRSVLVDGAHIRYSVTGAGTETLVVIHGAGAHHMWFYRMFPELERGWRLISIDFSGHGASDHRTAYSVELWAQEIAAIITAEDAAPAVVVGHSMGARIGVALAAQHPELVSRLVMLDGNVRSPAEYPRPGERPGPRAHRVFANREEAIARFRLVPGQDAPAEDLLTPLAEYSLGQVDGGWTWRHDWNSPTTPYDEYINGCIAKLTMPVTFAYGTASPIVTDAKAQYFVSLAKIDVTIVPIEEGQHHLMLDKPDECIAAISAS, encoded by the coding sequence GTGGAACTTGATCGATCTGTTCTCGTTGACGGAGCGCATATTCGCTACAGCGTTACCGGGGCTGGCACCGAAACACTCGTGGTGATCCACGGAGCCGGAGCCCACCACATGTGGTTCTATCGCATGTTCCCCGAGCTGGAGCGCGGCTGGCGCTTGATCAGCATTGACTTCAGCGGGCATGGCGCCAGCGACCATCGCACTGCCTACTCAGTTGAGCTGTGGGCGCAGGAGATCGCAGCAATCATCACTGCCGAAGATGCAGCTCCTGCCGTCGTGGTGGGTCACAGCATGGGCGCACGCATTGGAGTTGCGCTGGCTGCGCAGCATCCTGAACTCGTCAGCCGTTTGGTGATGCTCGATGGCAATGTTCGCTCGCCTGCTGAATACCCAAGACCCGGGGAACGTCCTGGTCCTCGCGCGCATCGCGTCTTTGCCAACAGAGAAGAAGCCATCGCCCGTTTCCGCCTGGTACCAGGACAAGATGCCCCTGCCGAAGATCTCCTGACCCCGCTGGCCGAATACTCCTTGGGCCAGGTCGATGGTGGCTGGACGTGGCGGCACGACTGGAACAGTCCTACGACGCCCTACGACGAATACATCAATGGCTGCATCGCGAAACTGACGATGCCGGTCACCTTCGCTTACGGAACGGCAAGCCCGATCGTCACCGACGCCAAAGCTCAGTACTTCGTGTCATTGGCCAAGATCGACGTCACCATCGTGCCCATTGAAGAAGGGCAGCACCACCTGATGCTCGACAAGCCCGATGAATGCATCGCGGCAATCAGCGCCAGCTGA
- a CDS encoding pirin family protein: protein MTLVEVIGPHEVALGSDEGLPVRRTLPTRARSLIGAWCFLDHYGPVDAEHSSGMSVRAHPHTGLQTVSWLFSGSIDHRDSAGTVAKVRPSEVNLMTAGRGISHSETPSAGSGPLHGVQLWVALPDAHRWREPGFEHYAPELVRHNGVQAWVFLGSLLGSTSPVTTYTSLLGAELVLTAGTTLELEVDARHEHGFLIDSGAVTVEGVDVGLHHLAYVRPGSSTIRLHADADSRVVVIGGEPLGESIVMWWNFIGRSHEEIVQFQQQWNAENRTLSRQPADHPIFGWPNGEAQEPILAPELPPARMKSRG, encoded by the coding sequence GTGACCCTTGTCGAGGTCATCGGACCTCATGAAGTCGCACTTGGCTCTGATGAAGGACTGCCCGTGCGTCGCACGCTGCCGACGCGCGCCCGCAGCCTCATCGGAGCCTGGTGCTTTCTTGATCATTACGGGCCAGTTGATGCTGAGCATTCGTCGGGCATGTCGGTTCGTGCACATCCGCACACTGGTCTGCAAACGGTCAGTTGGCTCTTCTCGGGCTCAATCGACCATCGTGACAGTGCCGGCACGGTGGCCAAGGTGCGTCCCAGTGAAGTGAACCTGATGACTGCTGGCCGGGGTATCAGTCATTCCGAAACGCCATCAGCCGGCAGTGGGCCATTGCACGGAGTCCAGTTGTGGGTGGCGCTTCCAGACGCACATCGTTGGCGTGAACCAGGCTTTGAGCACTATGCACCGGAGCTTGTCAGACACAACGGAGTGCAGGCTTGGGTGTTTCTTGGATCACTGCTCGGCAGCACTTCGCCCGTCACGACATACACGTCCCTGCTTGGAGCAGAACTCGTGCTGACGGCTGGCACCACGCTTGAACTGGAAGTCGATGCGCGCCATGAGCACGGCTTCCTAATTGATTCGGGAGCCGTGACTGTTGAGGGGGTTGATGTCGGTCTTCATCATCTGGCATACGTGCGACCTGGCTCATCGACTATCCGCCTGCATGCAGATGCTGATTCGCGAGTAGTTGTTATTGGAGGTGAACCGCTGGGTGAATCCATCGTCATGTGGTGGAACTTCATCGGTCGATCGCATGAGGAGATCGTCCAGTTTCAGCAGCAATGGAATGCGGAGAATCGAACGCTCTCGAGACAGCCCGCGGATCACCCAATTTTCGGATGGCCAAATGGAGAAGCTCAGGAGCCAATCTTGGCCCCTGAGCTTCCGCCTGCGCGTATGAAATCTCGCGGTTAG